In Coriobacteriia bacterium, the following proteins share a genomic window:
- a CDS encoding ATP-binding cassette domain-containing protein → MDARESGQVVLDVTGVTKVFGEGAARVEALKGVDMRVRSGEVVLVMGPSGSGKTTLLSIMGALLKPTEGSVRFGDLDVTALSERDLPDVRIAHIGFVFQDFNLLSALNARENVEVVLDMAGVRSDEARRRAEELLVGLGLEERLDFRPDKLSGGEKQRVSIARALANDPDVLLCDEPTANLDSKIGHDVVLRLRAIADERAKSVVIVSHDERIRPHADRVLWLEDGRFKEMARMAIDPVCGMAVDPETAPASLTEDDTTYYFCSQGCMREFRERRAGTEAGG, encoded by the coding sequence ATGGACGCACGCGAGAGCGGTCAGGTCGTGCTGGACGTGACCGGGGTCACCAAGGTCTTCGGCGAGGGCGCGGCGCGCGTGGAGGCCCTCAAGGGCGTCGACATGCGGGTGCGCAGCGGCGAGGTCGTCCTCGTCATGGGCCCTTCCGGCAGCGGCAAGACGACGCTGCTCTCGATCATGGGGGCCCTGCTGAAGCCCACCGAGGGCTCCGTGCGCTTCGGCGACCTGGACGTCACCGCGCTGTCCGAGCGCGACCTGCCCGACGTGCGGATCGCGCACATCGGGTTCGTCTTCCAGGACTTCAACCTGCTCTCGGCGCTGAACGCCCGCGAGAACGTCGAGGTCGTCCTCGACATGGCGGGGGTGCGTTCCGACGAGGCGCGCCGACGCGCCGAGGAGCTGCTGGTGGGGCTGGGGCTGGAGGAGCGCCTGGATTTCCGGCCCGACAAGCTCTCCGGCGGCGAGAAGCAGCGCGTCTCGATCGCCCGGGCGCTGGCGAACGACCCCGACGTGCTGCTGTGCGACGAGCCCACCGCCAACCTGGACTCCAAGATCGGCCACGACGTCGTCCTCCGTCTCCGCGCGATCGCCGACGAGCGGGCGAAGAGCGTGGTGATCGTCAGCCACGACGAGCGGATACGGCCGCACGCCGACCGCGTGCTGTGGCTGGAGGACGGGCGCTTCAAGGAGATGGCGCGGATGGCGATCGATCCGGTGTGCGGGATGGCGGTCGACCCCGAGACCGCTCCCGCTTCGCTGACCGAGGACGACACGACCTACTACTTCTGCTCCCAGGGGTGCATGAGGGAGTTCCGGGAGCGTCGGGCGGGGACCGAGGCGGGAGGCTGA